One Cryobacterium roopkundense genomic region harbors:
- a CDS encoding LuxR C-terminal-related transcriptional regulator yields the protein MLALVANGHSNGQIGEALGCSPQAVKWHLARVMREWKVCNRASQCWLFVQRSGRRARAELASTRTCSAGSRSTCDACTAPVKTRKL from the coding sequence GTGCTCGCGCTCGTGGCCAACGGGCATTCGAACGGCCAGATCGGCGAGGCTCTCGGCTGCAGCCCCCAAGCCGTGAAATGGCATCTCGCCCGTGTCATGCGTGAATGGAAGGTGTGCAACCGCGCGTCGCAATGTTGGCTCTTCGTACAACGTTCCGGGCGGCGCGCACGCGCCGAGCTAGCCTCAACACGGACCTGTTCGGCAGGATCCCGTTCAACCTGCGACGCATGCACCGCACCCGTGAAAACGAGAAAGTTGTGA